agatcctgcctataggattctgcgATTTTGCAATTAATAAAACCTGTTAGTGCTAATCAGTTTGGCGTGCATTTAATGTCTAAATGCGGAGGGTAACTTGAGCCCATACTTGTTTCTATTTGAAAGTCTTAATTGTTTTTGTATGTTGCCTATTTTTCtccttttgagcaacctaagttaaggtCTAGAACTACCCTGAAATAGAGGtacaaatgcctcctggaccataggcatgggacgggtagtgcacgcataaggtatgacttagaatcaaatagaacgctttaggtaaacaacttaaagacagtaatcgggtagcaggagataatagtctgtgcccgctgaataatatgagtaacacctcATCTTAAGggagttatgaagtattatttatgttgcacgaggtgatcctttaggctaaaaaacttaggaccccccccccccccacacacacacacacacacacaattcctattaaaatagttctttctttgtccaaattgttcctttttatcttagactaattcacatgatttgagttaggtggcgactctctcttttaataacccttccttttaaaagagttgtcatgacgtcgaagcccgatttcgcgagaaagaggggcgcgacactattcagcaggttttggtgagcgcTACTCCATTCCGGGCCTGatgtcatttgatgttgtactttgtatttttaggtatagccggggccttgttgccgataTTTCTATATTattcttctgttgtacttagaggcttcgtagacaggttgtgggtgatGTTTGACgtggggaattgaactagaaatgttggtatttggcaaacatgtttttcattatatctataaagttgtaatattttggaaattatgaatgaagttgctaatggaaatgaaatgagagttgttaatgaaattttttcagtgtttgattaatggagtacatctccatTCTATTCATGGGCAAGGTCGGGTAGAAtgtatctagcaggcttgcttgaCCAGGTTATCttggttgagtgccggtcgcgctccccgaggtcggggcgtgagaaacttggtatcagagcctaaggttttaaaatatcctaggatgtctcggagccatgtctagtagagtccttcttatcggtgtgttgtcgaccacatctataatgtgGAGGCTACTttgacatttaggaatttcacacttctttgttactccagatcgtgcgatagagctcaagacaGGAAGCTAATTTCCTCTTCATGTCacattttccatatgagtaacccacAGGTTCGAGGCAACAATGAGGGAATGAAAGAACTAGTTGCTAAGGAAAGGGTCCTTGTTCCTATCAATGTTATCGCGCCACCGGATCATGTGGTAAGAGTacctaagaaatgaaagaggatTGTTCGAACCAATAAGCCAGAATGTTTGATATATAAGAAGCGCTACTCGGGTTTATGTTGGATGACTCTTgtaatatgttatggttgtggaacgagggggcacaagaagaacaaatgccctaagTTGGGTACACCCATCCCTGTCTGCCCGACATTCGGGAAGGAACATTTGGcgtcgtgttgtgagtatgctcaggagCATGTTAGGGGTGGTATGCTTGGGaaattccaaaggcccacacGTCAAACTGGTACAGATGTTTTTACTCACCCCACCAtcataatatttacctatgtggtatcaaatctaatgtaaatcagcctagtgttgagatccttcttgagccactgtttctctctccggtgtatgtggctcctatggtTGGAACAGTCACTTTACTCCTTTGTGAAcattatcatgaatccttttcattgtctagtaacatgagagcatatctcagcacctattATATGTGTACCTGTCAGTTGAAAGGGGGTCACTTGTCCGCATAAAAGTTTTCGGGAAATTTGAGATTTCACAAATTCATCACAGaaagatctttttgtttgcccATCTCAGTGTAATTTTCAAGTCCACATAGATCATGCCTCAGTGAGtaactcactttgttcctagtattgtagttgcccatAAAGTGGCCTGGTATTGTAGCTTGAGATTTATTATGGAAGAGACATGTCTAGCTCAtagcaaagtgttcattctctctaaccaatacatgatttcacccCAATGTTAAGATGTCCTAACTACATGGTTTCACGAACTTATGTGCAGTTGAAAGTTAAGTAGCCTTACCGTGATCTTTCCCTCCTAACCTCAGGTGGATGTTTAATATTCtagcacatatcatgagcatattgatttgaaagacaagtttgttgtatctctagtcctctcatataggatcaactattgtgaagggttaagctgtcagaatgataataatctcacaagtgttcaacttatttttcatcctcgtaggcttgtggcatagattccttttgctagttactgttaagagcataatgcaacttcatgtattttgaaacccatatcacattcagggtgctagaatattctcatttcgagttaaactaATTTTCCCTACCCTCCAAGAGGTGACTAGtgtcacgtacttggctatttctctttgaggcctactattaCCGAACAAGGCACATAtcgaatgaaacaattgttgatgtccttttcatgactcatttcttttaaatcttagAATCATGAACATGGCCCCTACATTttcaatgcctactaggcaactctatgcaTCATTTGTCGAATCAACAaagtcatcacaatgattaaccatgtcaatGCTATTtgtagtaaccttcatgtctcttaggatataacctctcGAAATGCTATGCTCAGCACGTTGATGGATTTTGAATAATTCCAGCCCAATCTCGGACCTCGTTGTTCCTCTTTATAGTAATCTATGGGGGTTGAAgattcaaacatgtcaaagaagaagaagcatcccatgatcaaatatattggataggaagttTTATGGTAATAGTAAAgttagcacatcttagagtaattgttggaggtcgccaaaggtttagtttgggtgttcggcatagggatttagagttgaagaaagtgaacgggttattttcaagattttctctatgaatatattgggtgaattgctaaggaaggtaaagtatgtgtagtcacattaggccttatggaatCTTGAAGGAATAGGCCAAGTAGCCTATGAGTTGATGTCCCCATCTTCATGcccccggtgtttcatgtgtctacgTCAAAAAAAAGTTGTTGGGAATCCTTTGTCTATCGTTCCGGTGGGAGCTATTGAAGGcgaagttaatggataattggcttatgagaggtacctaatttccatccttgttagataagttcaGAAGTTGAGATTGCCTCCGTCAAGAGCTATGGCAAAGTTCTTGAGTGGAGGAGGTTACCTCGAAGGCCGAAAGTGTtgtgaaaagaaaatattctcacttgcctgtataaccaaatggttgtggttcaaAAGAGTACTtgctatgtgttatgatttaaatatgtgcaactCTTGTCTAGATACCACTTctgttaatgtaatgcccttaaTGTTAAGATAAGTATTGTTGATATATAATGTGATATATTGTTGAGTTATGGATATGTTGTTAtggtggttttggtgattctctggcatatggataggcccaattacagaggAGACTTTGCCGAAAAGTTtggaaaatttgggagttagtcaaatttgggggatTGCGATATATGAAAGGAGGAGATGAATTATGTTCAGTGTTTTTGGGGCTGTCTCTACTTCTCATTCAaagacgaatgatcctaagtgggggagaatgtaaggccccataaaattttaccAAGAACTCAAGGTTTGTGGTGCCGGGGTAGGCTAATGTGTAAGGACCCTTGAATTTCTATTGCTAGTTCGAGCGATTTCGAGCTTAGGAATACAATTTAATTTAGACCTGAACCACATGAGAATTACTGAAGTGAATAAAGTTATTTGGATACTTGGggataattattttattagtCTTTGAGTGTTGTAATAATGGGGAACACTCGGATGTTAATTTCAAAGCaataagactaaagaaaataaagtGAGCTATCTCCCCATAGCGCAGCTACAGCACAGGAGGGAAGCAGAAAATTTTAGCAAACCAGtgagctaaagccttatagcacagGGATAGCACCAGTGGAAAAATATTGTACCTGGGCCTATTAATACCTGAgcggggagagagaaaaataaaaggatttcaagactagggcttttctctccatcacccaaccggccaaggcttccaatacacacttaaggtgagtttttaagtgtgtttttataaTGATtccacttctcaatcactagttaaaACAAGGCTTTGtattggattccataggatttcttcaaaatctcaagaacaccccaaaagttgactttcacgatttggtctacaagaggcaATCTTTCACCCTTAAACCTACATGCATGGATTGTTAGTGAATATATGAGCAAAGAATAAGTACTAGCACTTAtgagatggtgattggaagccattaatacttaaactagattattgggtgttgtagagattttgtaatgagTTAATTAGTGAAATTTGGTGGATGTGAGTTCAACGATGATTATAATAGTGCTAAGAAGGTAGTTAGTGGACAAAGAATGTTGTTTTAACTCATGTTGATGGGAAGGAGTGATTGTTGGATAAACaaacaccattactagaggtagttgaatgctatgcactctaggtatttgataaaataCCAAAATGACCTAAGACCTtgaaatatttactaatattagtccaattgaattatgttgatgcAGATTGGAGTTGTAAGAGTAGTGGGTGGTTTTAGTAGCACTATAGAGCTCCATCAagttatgttggctaaactactctcttagaattgaattccatgatgttcccgtaagtttcaagtatggttagCTCAAATTCCTAATTCCTATGTTCCGAGTTATTCCTTATAAACTTGactattccgaatgagccttatgtcgaaatatatatgttcaaattacgggttgtgtattaaaatattatggctttgagtcgtgttccaaatgaaagctattatgccaaattgtgtgagaaaaactcgatatgcttaagactcttaattgctcatatgtgtacctaaagtcttgattggaaatgccttaatattgataatctataaagatgctcgaaagtgaaagaagtgaattggggatataaagtgtggccaacgtgccaagagtgaaagttatacttatggccaatggtgccaatgaaatgaaatgatgtgataaagattatgaaatgagctttgattcaactgttccaaaattgactttgaaaatggaattgcctaaaagcttatgaactcaagtgatgcccatatgtggctgttttaactaatgttatgctttgtatTTGGTTTtgatgtgttttgcgttcttacatattcgtgagttgaaattgtgtattgccctttttggcaAAAAATAATTCAAGAATAACTGGTGTGTTACTTgattatgattttaacttgcgcatcgaTTGCCAATAAtcttactccatttcttggaaagaaatccattgtttttaaagtcttcattactaatgaacctaaagttgtgattttcggaatattctatttgttgatatttatgatgatgatccatgaaagaaaagaaataaaattatggaatatgaaatacggtcaACGTGCCATGAATGATGAATCATATAtttggccaagagagccaatgaaataatgatgtggCAAGTAGCTGAAAGTACCAATGAAGCTATATACAGTTATGAGGTAAAATGCAATTTGTACTTCTGTTTCCTTTGTatgcaaatcaaaaatatttttgggagtatcgatggTCACCGAGGAatggtaggttgaaataacctaaccccgaaactatatgtgtcggtgtaggagtggattgtgatcattccccttatttgggatgagattgatgtgataaattatttcctttaatagggatgagatgattgatatAAAGGGATAATGTCTctaatgagacggcctagccgatccggtcgtgatcggatgccatgccgcacacatggtagtgattgtgctgaaaattgtaattgaaattgttgttgtgattgatgtctctaatgagatggcctagccgatcgggtcgtgatcagactctgcgctaaaagtacggtggaattagtattgagagtgattgtggttgatgtctctaatgagattgCCTAGCTTATCGGGTCGTGATCGTACTCCGttctaaaagtacggtggtattggtattgtgaatgatggtaTATTGTTattaatgatctcccaaccaaaaataatattatctttgtattttgaaaattattatgttttaacttggcatttggatatcattgattgtaacttgttgtttttatgattttctcattcttatattggcattctattttgaaagtggacagttagatttacatactagtactattccgtatgtactaatgtcccttttgccgggggcgctgcatcttcaatggatgcaggtgatttatcagcgggcaactttggtcctcgttagtagttactccctattcagcaggttttggtgagccctactctattccgggcctgatgtcatttgatattgtactttgtatttttaggtatagtcggggccttgttgccagcatttctatattactcttctgttgtacttagaggtttcatagacaggttgtgggtggtgtttgacgtggggaattgaactagaaatgttgatatttggcaaacatattttttattatatctataaaattgtaatattttggaaattatgaatgaagctgctaatggaaatgaaatgagagtagttaatgaaatcttttcagtgtttgattaatggagtgcatctcctcttttTTCATGAATGAATTTgagtagaagaaaatctaacaggcttgctcagccgggtttactcggttgagcgcagGTCACGCTCCTCGAGTTCGTGGCATGACAGTTGGATTACTAGAAGAATTGGGAAACAAGGTGATGAGGCTAGTGCATTTGCACTGTGACAATAAAGCTGCTCTACAAATAGTAGCAAATCCTATATTTCATGAAGAATCAAACATAGAAATTGATTGTCATTTCGTGAGAGAAAGCATCAAGTCAGCACTGATTGCCACTGAATATATACCTACAGAGCAACAGTTAGCGGACTTGATGACAAAAGGTTTGGGAGCTGCTCAGCATCAATCACTTCCGCCCAAGCTAGGAGTGTTGGGTGTCTTCTACTCTCCAACTTGAGGGGAGTATTGAAGGCCAAATGAGAGGCTAAGGAGGTTAGGGGTCAGTTAGCAATTAGAATGTTATGAGGGGTTAGTTTAGCAAGTTAGTTACAAGACAATGCAACTTTGTTATTAGAGCATTGTTCAAGCGCTCACAATAATAAACACTCTCTCTTCTTCCTCCTCTCCTCTCTTCCGATTGTAAAAGGAATTGCTTCTCTTGCAAGCTCTCAATCAACGAAGCTTTGTTTGTTTGCATGTTCTCAGACTTAATTAGCTCACAATCTCAGTAAAATAACAAAATCGCGTGCAGCTCTAACTCTATTTTTTCCTCGCTTTTATATTGAGGATTTAATATGTATCAGAGGAGCTTATAAGAAATGTTGTTGTGTGATCTCCGTCTCTATTTCCAACTAAAGTTGAATAGCTTAGTTAGAGTCAAGTTGACTATTAGCATTGTTGATTAACCAATTTTTGTGTAATCTAATTTTGCCCTTTGACCCTGGGAAAGGATATCATGAAATTCGTTATGTAGCTTTATGTGAATCTATAACAATTTTGCAGAATTCAGTTGTTTGATTTCACACTTTCACTTTACCGAAGTTGGTATTGGAATAACAGGAAACGAGGACTTTGAACGAGTCGGCCATGTAAATACTGCAAGTCTTCGCTTTTCTATTTTGGCTTGAACCTTTCTATGGGAGATTGGGAGTGGTACTAATATTCTTTTTTTATGCAAATTCCTTTAACTTCTTCTCAATTTAAATAGGTCAAAACAGTATGGAAAATTAGTTTGTAAGACAAGTTTTTAAACTACTCCAGTTACATTCCGAATATGAAATAGAGCAAACTGAACATTAGAATTTATAATCAGTGTACACTTAATACAAAATATTCTCATATTAATCTACAGTAGAAATGTTGGTAGAAATTCTTGGATGGGAGTTGCAGCTAGGATGAAACAGCATTTTGGTTTTCTTGTAGTTTCCGGTCATTTGCTAGGAAGAAAATAATAGTCACTAAGATATATGATCTTATCTCATCTATAACAAGTGTTAGTCTAGTGCTGTCCACTTTTTACTTCCACCTCTCGCCAAACTTCACTTACTGCTTAGCCTGCaataataaaacaagaaaaacaaatttAGCTCAAAATGGACTAATTTTATAAGTGAATCAAAGGTTTCATTTGAGTGGTCACAATCCTTCTAGTTGTCTAAGCATGGGGTGCAAGTTGTCCATATGCTAGATTGATCATTTGATGGATCTTCATTGGTCCCCAAGTAAATATGAAAAGAAACTACAATGACAATATCAAATAATATAATCTCGTATGTTTTAAAAAGATTATCcctagtttgactaggcacaaacttaaataaaaaaagaaatactTTTGAGATATGTGGTCTTAAATAAGCCATAATATTTGTGCCGATGTAAAACTTTTTAAACTTGTAGTCTTAAACTTGCCAGAGCATTTATGTGACTATAAATATTTCCTACTAAAGAAATATTGAAAGATATCAATTTTTTTGAAACTGATGAGTCACTACTTTTTGAATCTATTTACCTGTGAGTAGAGGAAAGTTCCAAAGATTGCAATGGCTGCACCAAGGGCATTAACTGGTTGAATTgaaatttggaagatgatgataGATGAGACTATGACAGAAATTCTCTTCGTAGTGTTACCAATGCTAAATGTGAGTGGGGAGATCTCATTTAGGGACATGTAAGAGACTTGATTGTACAAGTGATACAACACACTTTGGGCCACCACCCACCTAACCAAAAAAAGACAGACATCAGTTTACAAAATCTTGCAGATTTACAAATATAACCAAAGTGATGTTATCTCTAAAAACTACTCTATGTACTTACCATATGAAATTTGGGCCAATTTGGGAGACTGCATTCTGCCATCCAAGTGCCCATACTTGTGGACCCTCAACAGCAATAGCAAAGGGAGTCAGAATCAAAAGAGACATCATTGAAAGACAAGCATAGTAATTCATCCCTCCAACTGACTTCCCCTTCATCCCTTTCTTTGAGAATATATTTCTGAATACAAATGCCAAGTTTGATATCATTGCCCCCATAAAACCTGCATGTTATCAAGATTAAAAACTACAGAATTCTAAGATACAAATTTGTAATTGAGGGGTGAAACATGCATTTTGTTCTTACCTGTTAGATTGAAGTTGAGCTCAGTAATAGCAGCAAGTGCACAACCACCAATAATAGGCATAAGTGAAAGGTACACTGGCAATGGGAAAGTTTCACCCAAAAGTAAACTTGAAACCAAAACACTGAAAGCAGGCTCTCCActcttaattatgtgagtaaaGGAAACTGCAACTTTTGACATGCTCACTGTTGCAGCCACATGCCCAATTGTGTGTGCCATGGCAACCTAAAAACAATACAAGAAACATTTAGAACCTGAGTTTTGATGTCCAAAAATGAACTTTTAAAGATTCATAATTTACTTACAGGAAACAAGGCTTTCCAA
The sequence above is drawn from the Nicotiana tabacum cultivar K326 chromosome 13, ASM71507v2, whole genome shotgun sequence genome and encodes:
- the LOC107763496 gene encoding glucose-6-phosphate/phosphate translocator 2, chloroplastic, with protein sequence MAFSAGQSYAVSTTFDPLQQNSWGSKPYVSSCSFNNITFRKCDKSYILSRKPLYISAVSGFGYADESKESKSRDPLVQCNAYEASRPQSIPISIEFGQEAQAAAAQKLKIGLYFATWWALNVAFNIYNKKVLNAFPFPWLTSTLSLAAGSLMMLVSWATRIAETPKTDFDFWKALFPVAMAHTIGHVAATVSMSKVAVSFTHIIKSGEPAFSVLVSSLLLGETFPLPVYLSLMPIIGGCALAAITELNFNLTGFMGAMISNLAFVFRNIFSKKGMKGKSVGGMNYYACLSMMSLLILTPFAIAVEGPQVWALGWQNAVSQIGPNFIWWVVAQSVLYHLYNQVSYMSLNEISPLTFSIGNTTKRISVIVSSIIIFQISIQPVNALGAAIAIFGTFLYSQAKQ